AAACGTTAAAACATCATTTAAAAAATGTGGAAAAGGTTGAACTGAATATGAACTATTTATATTCAGTAGTGTAAATCCTAATGCAATAATCAAAAAGAATGATGAAACAACGATGAAATTTTTAACACTAAATCTTTCATACATACTCATAAACATAAGAACCATTGCTCCAAGTAGGATTATTAAACTTGGAATTAGATACAAAAATTGATTCATTTTGCTGCTCCAATATGTAAGATGTCATTTAAGTAATGAGTAACGGTTGGTTCAAATTTATTAATAAAAATTTCTGGATAAAGACCCATTAAAAATACAAGAATAACCCAAGGAATTAATCCAATTATCTCTTTTATTTTTAAATCTCTCATTGTAAGTTCAGCAGAGCCTTCAGGTCTATCTTGCAAAATTGCTCTTTGAAACATCCACAACATATAAGAAGCTCCAATAATAACTGTAAGTGCAGCTACATATCCTAAAGATGTATTAAATTCATAAATTCCAAAAATTATAAGTAATTCTGAAACAAAACCATTAGTTCCAGGTAATCCTACATTTGAAAATAACATAACAGCAAAAATAAAAGTAAATATTGGTGCCTTTTTTGCAATTCCACCTAAATCTTTAATTGTTTTAAATCCTGTTTGTTCTTGTAATAATCCAACAAGTAAAAATAGTGCACCAGTTGCGATTGCGTGAGCAATTATTAAATATAATGCTCCATTTATTCCATATGAGTTTAAAGAAAAAATACCAGCAGATATAAAACTTAAATGTGAAGCAGAAGAATAAGCAAACATCCTTTTAATGTCATCTTGCATAAGTGCAGCAATTCCAAAATAGATAAGCCCAAATAGACCAATTGCTACAAACCAAGTTGAAAATTCAACATAAATATCTGGAAAAATTGGAATCATAAATCTAACAATTGCATAAACTCCAAGTTTAGCCATAATTGAAGACAATAAAAATACTGCACCAGTTGGAGCATTTTTA
The genomic region above belongs to Arcobacter ellisii and contains:
- a CDS encoding complex I subunit 4 family protein; this encodes MSADILSFIIFLPAVVAFGLMITTRDVNTIRNIAFLTTTVILALVLKIYIEFEPTSGMQFLTNVPWIESYGINYYIGLDGFSLTILMMIAILIPTSYLLLWEGKTKGYWINMLLVQTGVTGAVLALDVVLFYFFWEVMLLPVFLLIGQYGFGNRVFTTIKVTVYTMVGSLLMFIAILYLGVAYHNEFGTWSFAYDKLMTITTIDYNTKVWLFLAFLAAFAIKIPIFPLHTWIMETYKNAPTGAVFLLSSIMAKLGVYAIVRFMIPIFPDIYVEFSTWFVAIGLFGLIYFGIAALMQDDIKRMFAYSSASHLSFISAGIFSLNSYGINGALYLIIAHAIATGALFLLVGLLQEQTGFKTIKDLGGIAKKAPIFTFIFAVMLFSNVGLPGTNGFVSELLIIFGIYEFNTSLGYVAALTVIIGASYMLWMFQRAILQDRPEGSAELTMRDLKIKEIIGLIPWVILVFLMGLYPEIFINKFEPTVTHYLNDILHIGAAK